Genomic segment of Paenibacillus sp. FSL R5-0623:
CAATGTTCAGGTCTGTTTGCTTTAACAGCCGCTGGGCTTCGTTCAAAAGGGTTTCGGATAAAAACTTGCGTGGGGCTCTACCGTATACCTGGCGAAAAATTCGATTGACCTGTGACGGGCTAATGTTCAGCGACTTGGCAATATCCTGGATCCAGGTTCGCTCGCTTTCCTGTATTTCCCCATGAAGATGGATATATCTTACCGAATCCTCAATGTGCTCGGCAATTTGATGAGCGATGGCTTCTTTTCTAGATAAGGTAATGGATGCATTTTGAGATAACTGGCCGACCAGGGAACCGAGCAGTTCAAACACGGCGGCATGTACCTTCATTTGTTTGGAGGAAGTTAGCGAGCTAGACAAATGCTCTGTGGCCAGACCATACAAGGTAGACAGGGAAGGGGAGAGCCCCAGAGCCAAATTCGAATTTGCCGGATAATAGATGTCTTTGCAACGGTTAAGTTCTCTGCAAAAGGATGTATCGTGTATGCTGAAATGCACGGAAAAATAAGTGAACCCCTCCGGTCCGGCTCCGGTGCAAGAGTGGGTCATACCCGGCCGGATGAACAGAAGGTCGCCAACCGACTGACGATAAGACTGCCCGTTGACAACCATGTTCATCTGCCCGTCCATCATCCAGTGAACTTCATACATGGAATGTTCATGAGACGGATAAGTCCATCTGGAATCAACTTTTCTTGCATGCAGCCCCAATAATTGAAAAGAC
This window contains:
- a CDS encoding AraC family transcriptional regulator; its protein translation is MTKLSDAVYLGRLPDVRMSFQLLGLHARKVDSRWTYPSHEHSMYEVHWMMDGQMNMVVNGQSYRQSVGDLLFIRPGMTHSCTGAGPEGFTYFSVHFSIHDTSFCRELNRCKDIYYPANSNLALGLSPSLSTLYGLATEHLSSSLTSSKQMKVHAAVFELLGSLVGQLSQNASITLSRKEAIAHQIAEHIEDSVRYIHLHGEIQESERTWIQDIAKSLNISPSQVNRIFRQVYGRAPRKFLSETLLNEAQRLLKQTDLNIDHIAMMLGYKTNAHFSRQFKRWTGIAPSEFRSHSQ